The genomic region TGGTCGACGGATTTGTGGCCGACAGGGGAACGGGGAAATCCGAGGGCGAGATGGGCGAGTCTGGGCGCGGAATgccttcgtcttcttcgtcttcagcCGGATCCTCCAGGATCTGATTTGGGATCGAGTTGTtggctgggtgggtgggttgaaCGCTGGTTTGATCGGATGATCCTTTGCGGGGAAGACTGCCGCTCCGAGGTGGCCTTCGCGCGCCGGTAGTGGGCATGGACATTGCCGACAAGGATGCACGCTGCTTGTGAGGTTGTCCCGATCTGGAGCTGGACCTGTTGCCCCGACGGTCAGACTCGGCCGGCGCGGGAAAGTCGTCCAGCTGCACCATTGGGCCAACATCCGAGCTGGACTCGTCCATCATGACGAGGATGTGACCGTGCTTTCCGCTTTGCTCAACCGCTGAGCTGCTCGCCCGTGGCCGAACAGAGTCCTGGTGACGGGGTCGTGCCGACAGCGGGTTTGCCTCGGCGCGGACGGTGCTCATGCTGAAAGACGACTGCCTTGACATCATGCTCATGCCGCTGCTGTCGTTGGTCACCTCCCGCTTCAGGCCCGGGTGTTCCTCCTGGTCCGTGTTATCCTCATATTCGGCAAGAATATCCTCACGCATCCGGGCGCGCTTCTGACGCAaggcagccagcagcatctCTTCCTGCCGCGTCACAGCCATGAAGCGCCCGCTCTGGTTGTCCTGAATGCTGCTGGTGGCACTGCCACGGCGTCCGCTGCGGTTGCCACTGCCCTGGCTGCCTCTGCTAGCTATGGAACCATCGTCCTGCGTGGAAGACGACCGTTGACTCTGCAGATAAAAGTCCACGCTAGTGGGCGACAGTGGCGGTGTCTGCTCGGGGCGTGAAGCCTGCGGTGGTCGCTgagtgggatggatggggggcGCTGGAAAGTCCTCAAACTGGGTCTCCTCGGGCACAGTCCACACTGGCTGGTCCTGGGACTTGCTCTTGGGCACCATGCTGATCACCTTGGCTTCGTACGTCGTTGGGGTTTGAAGCGCCGAATACCCATGCGTTCGGGCCGTACCCGTCGTGCCGCTGGAGGAACGGTTTTGTGGGGGGTAGATCTGCAGTGAGTTGTTCATGCTGGAGCTGGGGGCCAATGAGCTGGACCGTGGGTTAGTTTTTGGCGCTTTGGAAGCCGCAGCCTGTTGCTCCCGGGTCGGGAAGTACTGCGGACTTTCGGCAAAGGTGGTTTGCTTGGGCGCCTTGCTTCGGCTCGAGTCTTCGGATCTGGTGAAAGATGGTTGAGACATGGCCGATCGTGGGCTGACGGGACTGGCGGGGCCATCActggggggcggggggacGGCAAGCTGGTCGCTACAGGCATCGTAGTCGTCTTCTGAATCGGACGAGAGGGCCAAGACGCTGTTCTGAAGCAGGTCAATCTCCGTTAGGCTGCGGTCTGTGCGTTTTGACGCTTTGGACGTTCGCGTGTGCCGACTGGAAATGCTGGCACAGTCGGCCATGGGCGATACAAGACTGGGCGCGCTTGGGGGCCTGACCAGATGGACATCTGGAACCTTGACAGTCAGAGGTGGCGGATCTTGCCTCTGGCCTGTCCGCGATGCGCTGCGCGGAAAAggtgagagggagggtttgcccgtgttgctggtgggtggtgttggataTGCTGGGAGCGCGCGGTCTGGCGGTGGCCCCCGACGCTCTGGAACTTGCTGGTAGTTATTCTCCAGCGCTTCGTCAAACGTTTTTTGCTCATAATGGTCATAAAGGTTGTGCAGTTCGGCGTTGGGCTTGATGGGGATTTGTTTTGGGCTATCCGAGCGCCCGGCCGAGCTGATGGGTGACGGCCGTAGATCGGGAGTGGCTGTTTGTTCTCGTAATGACTCCTTGGTCATCTTGTTCCGAAGTCTCCGG from Podospora bellae-mahoneyi strain CBS 112042 chromosome 4, whole genome shotgun sequence harbors:
- a CDS encoding hypothetical protein (EggNog:ENOG503P7QU) yields the protein MGHSSKFPFSLPGRKHKQSQPAASAAPLSISEPLTKAQRILGTTAISLDLAGATSDTTKWGPWDGQSNAGISINVTETPAGRDNAGSRLGSARRDDAHHGSSGNRDRRWEEESAVLPKDNMAPSGRHDDTTDASSLRRQQSSSTIRSYYDKAKVPLAISQQTANSAMAKGLPSKAHAILDFDGNFNTEPKGLKKKKPSRLDLSSLLSKRSHKHLRPEPTSSHVLGSDMLTTSPSVMSSSSASTPPPISQRIDRRLRNKMTKESLREQTATPDLRPSPISSAGRSDSPKQIPIKPNAELHNLYDHYEQKTFDEALENNYQQVPERRGPPPDRALPAYPTPPTSNTGKPSLSPFPRSASRTGQRQDPPPLTVKVPDVHLVRPPSAPSLVSPMADCASISSRHTRTSKASKRTDRSLTEIDLLQNSVLALSSDSEDDYDACSDQLAVPPPPSDGPASPVSPRSAMSQPSFTRSEDSSRSKAPKQTTFAESPQYFPTREQQAAASKAPKTNPRSSSLAPSSSMNNSLQIYPPQNRSSSGTTGTARTHGYSALQTPTTYEAKVISMVPKSKSQDQPVWTVPEETQFEDFPAPPIHPTQRPPQASRPEQTPPLSPTSVDFYLQSQRSSSTQDDGSIASRGSQGSGNRSGRRGSATSSIQDNQSGRFMAVTRQEEMLLAALRQKRARMREDILAEYEDNTDQEEHPGLKREVTNDSSGMSMMSRQSSFSMSTVRAEANPLSARPRHQDSVRPRASSSAVEQSGKHGHILVMMDESSSDVGPMVQLDDFPAPAESDRRGNRSSSRSGQPHKQRASLSAMSMPTTGARRPPRSGSLPRKGSSDQTSVQPTHPANNSIPNQILEDPAEDEEDEGIPRPDSPISPSDFPVPLSATNPSTKIANKKHLRLSAFGTYKPNVEAGWWDDSG